In a single window of the Candidatus Cloacimonadota bacterium genome:
- a CDS encoding transglutaminase-like domain-containing protein produces MKLIKYLLVILIFAVFFSCSLNRYSPEIKNTLESAEDNKSDLKKAIRYFEVKGDSLQLDAVLFLIENLPYHSFVEIVPCDSERVEIPWNISKYENYSEARTALDSLEKIGGFDWEANQRFKDAQVISSEFLIQNVEDSFYAWKNLPWSKGYSYEVFVEYILPYRGSNEPLPEKNNWREEFMEKYSELPQIMLDQTDPLEAATFINQELREWFKFDEIYYLHPTDQSIDEMKNTCMGRCEDMTNLAMAVLRANGIAVTSDYTPHWADSGNNHAWNAIVTHEGEAIPFMGCEADPGKYSIRSRVAKVYRKTFAKQDDNLASLLKENEDAPAWLSSKHYVDVTNKYSKVTDLSLKIIRSIPDSVRFAYLCVFNSGEWRAIQWSKIDNKNSTFEDMGIDLCYLPMILE; encoded by the coding sequence ATGAAATTAATAAAATATTTATTAGTAATTTTGATTTTTGCTGTGTTTTTTTCCTGCAGCTTAAATCGATATTCACCCGAAATAAAAAACACTCTCGAATCCGCTGAAGATAACAAATCCGACCTGAAAAAAGCAATTCGATATTTTGAAGTAAAAGGTGATTCCCTACAACTCGATGCCGTACTATTTCTAATTGAAAATTTACCTTATCATTCTTTTGTGGAAATAGTTCCCTGTGATTCGGAACGAGTAGAAATCCCCTGGAATATTTCGAAATATGAAAACTATTCTGAAGCAAGAACAGCCTTGGACAGTTTGGAAAAGATCGGGGGTTTCGACTGGGAAGCAAATCAAAGATTTAAAGATGCTCAGGTTATTTCTTCAGAATTCCTGATCCAGAATGTGGAAGATTCTTTCTATGCCTGGAAAAATCTTCCCTGGTCGAAAGGATATTCTTACGAAGTTTTCGTAGAATATATTCTTCCCTATCGCGGCAGCAACGAACCACTTCCTGAAAAAAATAACTGGCGAGAAGAATTCATGGAAAAATACTCTGAATTACCTCAGATCATGCTCGATCAGACCGATCCTCTGGAAGCTGCAACTTTTATAAATCAGGAACTTCGTGAATGGTTCAAATTCGATGAAATTTATTATCTGCATCCCACCGATCAAAGTATTGATGAAATGAAAAATACCTGTATGGGACGCTGCGAAGATATGACCAATCTGGCAATGGCAGTTCTGCGTGCGAATGGAATTGCAGTCACCAGCGATTACACACCACATTGGGCAGACAGCGGCAATAATCATGCCTGGAACGCTATAGTAACTCACGAAGGTGAAGCGATCCCATTTATGGGTTGTGAAGCTGATCCGGGAAAATATTCTATCCGCAGCCGTGTTGCTAAAGTTTATCGAAAAACTTTTGCTAAACAAGATGATAACCTGGCTTCCCTGCTCAAGGAAAATGAAGATGCTCCTGCCTGGCTCAGCAGCAAACATTACGTGGATGTAACAAATAAATATTCAAAAGTCACTGATCTTTCTCTTAAAATTATTCGTTCTATTCCCGATTCCGTTAGATTTGCCTATTTATGCGTTTTCAATTCCGGAGAATGGCGTGCGATCCAATGGAGCAAAATTGATAATAAAAATTCAACGTTTGAAGATATGGGAATCGATCTTTGCTATTTGCCGATGATTTTGGAA
- a CDS encoding CBS domain-containing protein, which translates to MNRKLKMLFEERDNDIYSVESWKSIKEAVDIMNKNHIGALIVFDEKKKVAGIVTERDVMCLLANTDQLCGHVKVSEVMTPKEKLHIATGECSIEEMMVSMTEKNIRHIPVITDDGILRGVVSMRDIIKMLLNAAKAEVEQLNKFITGKYPA; encoded by the coding sequence ATGAATCGCAAATTAAAAATGCTGTTTGAAGAAAGAGACAATGACATTTACTCGGTAGAAAGTTGGAAGTCGATCAAAGAAGCTGTAGATATCATGAATAAAAATCATATAGGTGCTCTTATCGTATTTGATGAAAAGAAAAAAGTTGCTGGTATCGTAACAGAAAGAGATGTAATGTGCTTATTGGCAAATACCGATCAGCTTTGTGGGCATGTAAAAGTAAGTGAAGTAATGACGCCAAAAGAAAAACTGCATATTGCAACTGGAGAATGTTCCATCGAGGAAATGATGGTATCAATGACAGAAAAAAACATCCGTCACATTCCCGTTATTACAGATGATGGTATTTTACGTGGTGTTGTTTCCATGCGAGATATCATCAAGATGCTTCTGAATGCTGCGAAAGCGGAAGTAGAACAATTAAACAAATTCATCACTGGAAAGTATCCAGCATAG
- a CDS encoding 1-acyl-sn-glycerol-3-phosphate acyltransferase, whose translation MFIKVEVEGAEKLKKDKIYLFMANHVSLFDVPFLKAYIPAHVVGVEAHHQFNWPIYGWLIKRLKTIPIRRDNIHASMKSIKKALQVLHRGTSLIILPEGHRTLDGKMREFKKLPFYLAKKAEVDLVPIGLSGLFSLKPKKSWHIRPGKIKIKFGKIITSDQIKKMEVEEIRDLTYDRIKSLIEWI comes from the coding sequence ATGTTCATAAAAGTGGAAGTGGAAGGTGCTGAAAAATTGAAAAAAGATAAAATATATCTTTTCATGGCAAATCATGTAAGTCTGTTTGATGTACCCTTTCTAAAAGCTTACATTCCTGCCCACGTTGTGGGTGTAGAAGCTCATCATCAATTCAACTGGCCAATTTACGGTTGGCTCATTAAAAGATTGAAAACTATTCCTATTAGGCGAGATAATATTCATGCTTCGATGAAAAGTATCAAGAAAGCACTGCAAGTATTACATAGAGGAACTTCATTAATTATATTACCTGAAGGACACAGAACGCTGGATGGTAAAATGAGAGAATTTAAAAAATTGCCGTTCTATTTAGCAAAAAAGGCAGAAGTAGATCTGGTTCCAATTGGGCTTTCAGGTTTGTTTTCGTTAAAACCAAAGAAATCCTGGCATATAAGACCGGGAAAGATAAAGATCAAATTTGGTAAAATTATCACTTCTGATCAGATCAAGAAAATGGAAGTGGAAGAAATCCGAGATCTGACTTATGATCGGATAAAATCTTTAATCGAATGGATCTGA